In Salvelinus fontinalis isolate EN_2023a unplaced genomic scaffold, ASM2944872v1 scaffold_1316, whole genome shotgun sequence, the sequence ggacagaaaacctcacaagaaacacacttcattatagtcaaattacaccacactgaatattatgttactattatctccgtcctcacttctagggacaggaactacacaaaagtaccttccctatccagaatagcctcctctctcactgacagttggggctgctatcctttcaccctcctccatggctggtagctagctacctacaaatgcatttggagttcgttttttacagtgataaatacatcaagatagctaatatgaagttaggtagctggtgatatttaattcacttagctatctatctatacagactggttacctatttagatgtgatatgaaagtattgtgtgaaattattttgatgtgatatgaaagtattgtgtgaaataattgttatgtgatatgaaagtattatgtgaaattattttgaggaGTAACGGGGGCAGAGAATCAggagtagaaacaataacaaagcgtactccctgcccgTTGAGAATGgattcacatttagatggaatatttgactattttagctgccagagccagtctacctctgaaaataacatacggtccttggaccttgaggagtaacgggggcagcaatcagcagtagaaacaataacaaagcgtactccctgcccgtttcggtaaaaagctgagggatggggctgaagAAATGCAACCATCCATGATACCAAcactatagttttaaccatgttttgaggatatacagtgtttgtttatatttactgacaaacattggagataatataagcttatattttgggttctgatggggtacaacagttgaactaagctcatgaggcatttataagtgaatTTCTTAAAGAAAcagatgggtacatatcattaatgtataagtcccCAAATGGATGcaacaactgctgattgccgctttaagactacatattgggctaatctaataggagatattgaggactacagtatttcaggcattgtcattggatgcatttgatcaattgttaacgttttgttgatggtccactcttgatgttctacacgttacagtgaagcttcagccattcctacagaacaacattaaagtgtagaacccctttactgcatattggttcaacgactgcagagacggtacttactggtgttaaacagatctccaacctcctcttcttcctccttctcctctttcaatgtgacagtcatctcccccgcctcctctttcactccaaaaactgctctctcctctttctcttcctcatcttcttttattgtaacatcctcctcctctttcactctgaacgcgtcttcctcttctttcactgtaacgtctttctcttcttctttcacggtaacagcctcaccctctacttgtttttgtattgtaacatctttctcttcctctttaacgagagcttctttctccatccagcagacctcttctttagtaggaggagagtagcttagtgaactcatggtcggagatgttagctagctagcattagcgactagcTTAGTTCTAAGCTAACTTAGCAAACCAGCTAGCTGACAAACAACGTAAACATATAATTAAATGGGCTAACAAGTACATACGACAGAAGTGTGTTTAATACACAGCGACTAATATACACCAAAACAGTGTAAAGCGGGTGAATGTTGTAGCTGTGTTTGCTAGAAAGCTACCGAGGTGTCtgactagctgttgttgttgaagaagcgtcccgtccactagattatacgtcacactggcaGCATCGCCTGAACCTGAAAGACccacatcgccatctgctgactggagtgggaaacgcagttgaggaaccaaacgtttatttttcatttatttcataa encodes:
- the LOC129848986 gene encoding merozoite surface protein 9-like, encoding MSSLSYSPPTKEEVCWMEKEALVKEEEKDVTIQKQVEGEAVTVKEEEKDVTVKEEEDAFRVKEEEDVTIKEDEEEKEERAVFGVKEEAGEMTVTLKEEKEEEEEVGDLFNTSS